Proteins co-encoded in one Osmerus mordax isolate fOsmMor3 chromosome 11, fOsmMor3.pri, whole genome shotgun sequence genomic window:
- the zbtb38 gene encoding zinc finger and BTB domain-containing protein 38 yields the protein MTVVHPGTQCLMDSAHPQAVLSRLSDQRSLGLFCDVTIVVEDVKFQAHRNVLAACSGYFKSAFATPEGWPSNQVLELMDLKSEVFASILNFIYSSKVASSSIEEQTCLIAAGKRLGIPFLERLIEKEMHSSVAPQVEIIPISVKTPDPCQAHAPREPRGDTCRPEEPDSSQGPRITNAFSITEVGPGNHLFTPLVFRSKERPSPDLGQPPAGCPAPCSPTADTEPNNTLSEHSYAVNQGHKPPEYCCQGDSKKSNKPSNSLTKQLVNRNSGPLKKRHSLRGTLTKSILPNSAVPHTLLQNTGDSLSANDFPDTQGVMAPPSLYAETEVEKSRTTSLELPLANENVQMELDPPTLSPHTQASISIYGCEYCPEIFTNKALLTVHMEMHKKRFVSHLFCKFCHRKFIHLKRLRNHEQVCLKALKSSLEQESDDEEAKGNPGTDSLPGTDINNTGPDVHLPSPDLSNPHTSETLELDQSQPRVAVEKALRPGGSKRVYSCSVCKRAYVTLSSLRRHENVHSWHRAYPCHYCNKVFALAEYRTKHEIWHTGERRYQCIFCLETFMTYYILKNHQRSFHGIDPRMAVNKKSANGGLKGSVYPIKLYRLLPMKFRKRRYKTYSQTYSEGLESSDQAPLECSSPIPSLQDSGAMNNADPALFSMPVTFMATPKMVASVMPHISFDQPCDQEVDPSRSPSIPQRDMDDYNATTQPDGESSALDRSPKMPFQEVMPRSSLNNVNRLSELSAAARRVETMTSQLLQAGSQSLGHSKAVGGKTETYIAKPACPGPSLDSHVLPLCQITVKIGNEAIIRRRIKGSKLFPKRKKRSQSWSQVESQGLSWPAEVAVDSSSLSRRQRTEATSSVAEPELCDDSTDRDAADQLWRPYYSYKPKKKSKKLRSRHRKERRFKHSMTSITPMAGEAYKDTSHSSGDVSFSSDSLEVKRRLRNNSPKPMFTCNICSSIFITESGLKAHIIGLHPSFCRICSKQGPPGEGPASETYQASGEFICESCMENGSCFENTARSPSTEKRYRCAFCPQRFLYLATKRSHEKKHQKPTGKGYQCDTYTTHPKSTGRLHEHQAKCAIKTEEEDQDGTERVSKQSIDRFSVDNMEPKIEDRKDTADYMSLTPKLEDSVRTDSNRNQHTTIRANLSRQLSPPSINTIFSLSPSELKHKKTKKHFRMNYEHQTCFTSKRPRSDSTGRDTSSYQDLPTKTRPDNHDNYGQAFPTRWKKDFVSKVPTFTSQKPEKTLYKEEPPFQTHH from the coding sequence ATGACTGTGGTGCACCCCGGTACTCAGTGTCTGATGGACAGTGCCCACCCCCAGGCTGTGCTCAGCAGGCTCAGTGACCAGCGCTCCCTGGGCCTCTTCTGCGACGTCACTATTGTGGTGGAGGACGTCAAGTTCCAGGCTCACAGGAATGTCTTGGCGGCATGCAGTGGCTACTTCAAGAGCGCTTTTGCCACCCCGGAGGGATGGCCCTCCAATCAGGTGCTGGAACTGATGGACCTCAAGTCAGAGGTGTTTGCCAGTATTCTGAATTTCATCTATTCTTCTAAGGTGGCATCATCCAGCATAGAGGAGCAGACATGTTTAATAGCAGCTGGAAAGAGACTGGGGATTCCCTTTTTAGAGAGACTGATAGAAAAGGAGATGCACAGCTCCGTGGCCCCACAAGTTGAGATCATTCCTATCTCAGTCAAGACCCCAGACCCCTGTCAAGCCCACGCTCCCAGAGAACCTCGAGGGGACACCTGTCGGCCTGAGGAACCTGACAGCTCCCAGGGTCCACGGATCACTAATGCCTTCTCCATCACTGAAGTGGGCCCTGGAAACCACCTCTTCACTCCTCTGGTTTTCCGCAGTAAGGAGAGGCCTTCCCCAGACCTGGGCCAGCCCCCAGCTGGCTGTCCAGCCCCATGCAGTCCCACAGCAGACACTGAGCCAAACAACACCCTGTCAGAGCATTCCTATGCAGTCAACCAGGGACACAAACCCCCAGAATACTGCTGCCAGGGAGACAGTAAGAAGAGCAACAAGCCCTCAAACTCACTAACAAAGCAATTAGTGAATCGGAATTCGGGTCCACTGAAAAAGCGCCACAGCCTGAGAGGCACTTTGACCAAAAGTATCCTCCCTAATTCGGCTGTGCCACATACACTTTTACAAAATACTGGAGATAGCCTCTCAGCCAATGATTTCCCAGACACACAAGGAGTAATGGCACCACCGTCACTGTACGCAGAGACTGAGGTGGAGAAGAGCAGGACTACCTCTCTGGAGCTGCCTCTGGCCAATGAGAATGTTCAGATGGAGTTAGACCCACCCACactctcacctcacacacaagcTAGCATATCTATCTATGGCTGTGAGTACTGCCCAGAGATATTCACCAATAAAGCACTTCTCACCGTACATATGGAAATGCACAAAAAACGATTTGTCAGCCATTTGTTTTGCAAATTCTGTCACAGGAAATTCATCCACCTAAAACGATTGCGTAACCATGAGCAGGTGTGCCTCAAGGCCTTGAAAAGCTCACTTGAACAAGAGTCTGATGACGAGGAGGCAAAAGGGAATCCTGGAACAGACAGCCTGCCGGGCACTGACATCAACAACACAGGACCAGATGTACACTTGCCTTCCCCGGACCTCTCCAACCCCCACACATCAGAAACCCTGGAGCTGGACCAATCCCAACCCCGCGTGGCCGTGGAGAAGGCGTTGAGGCCAGGAGGGTCTAAGAGGGTGTATAGCTGCAGCGTGTGTAAACGGGCCTACGTGACGTTGTCCAGTCTGAGACGCCATGAGAATGTGCATTCCTGGCACAGGGCGTACCCCTGTCACTACTGCAACAAGGTGTTTGCCCTCGCAGAATATCGTACCAAGCATGAAATCTGGCATACAGGCGAGCGTCGCTACCAGTGCATCTTCTGTCTGGAGACCTTCATGACCTATTATATTCTGAAGAACCATCAGAGGTCCTTTCACGGGATTGATCCCAGAATGGCCGTGAATAAAAAGTCCGCAAACGGTGGTTTGAAAGGCAGTGTTTACCCAATCAAACTCTATAGACTCCTTCCTATGAAGTTTAGAAAGAGGCGCTATAAGACTTACAGTCAGACCTACTCAGAAGGGCTGGAGAGCAGTGACCAAGCCCCACTAGAATGCAGTTCTCCCATCCCATCACTTCAGGACAGTGGCGCTATGAACAATGCAGACCCAGCATTGTTCTCCATGCCAGTGACTTTCATGGCCACCCCGAAGATGGTCGCCTCAGTGATGCCTCATATTAGTTTTGATCAGCCATGTGACCAGGAAGTAGATCCGAGTAGATCCCCATCAATCCCCCAGCGTGACATGGATGACTATAACGCCACAACGCAACCAGATGGGGAATCCTCAGCACTCGACAGAAGTCCCAAAATGCCCTTTCAAGAAGTTATGCCACGAAGCTCATTGAATAATGTGAATAGGTTGAGTGAACTTTCAGCAGCAGCAAGGAGAGTTGAGACTATGACTAGTCAGCTACTTCAAGCAGGGTCACAGAGTTTAGGGCACAGCAAGGCAGTAGGGGGCAAAACAGAGACGTACATTGCCAAGCCAGCATGCCCAGGCCCATCTTTGGACAGTCATGTTCTGCCCCTTTGCCAGATTACAGTGAAAATAGGCAACGAGGCCATCATCCGCCGAAGGATCAAAGGCTCCAAGCTGTTccccaaaagaaaaaagagaagccAGTCCTGGAGCCAGGTGGAGAGTCAAGGCCTGAGCTGGCCTGCAGAGGTCGCTGTAGACAGTTCCAGTCTAAGTCGTCGTCAAAGAACCGAGGCCACTTCCTCTGTTGCCGAGCCAGAGCTGTGTGATGATTCCACTGATCGTGATGCGGCTGACCAGCTCTGGCGGCCCTACTACTCTTACAAACCTAAGAAGAAGAGCAAGAAGCTGAGATCTagacacaggaaggagagacgTTTCAAGCACTCCATGACATCCATAACACCTATGGCCGGCGAGGCCTACAAGGACACAAGCCACAGTAGCGGAGATGTGAGCTTCTCAAGCGACAGTTTGGAGGTGAAACGTCGTCTCAGAAACAACAGTCCAAAACCCATGTTTACCTGCAACATCTGTTCAAGCATCTTTATCACTGAATCTGGCCTTAAAGCACACATCATTGGCCTCCACCCAAGTTTCTGTCGGATATGCAGTAAGCAGGGGCCCCCTGGCGAGGGGCCTGCCTCTGAGACCTATCAGGCCAGTGGTGAGTTCATATGTGAGAGCTGTATGGAGAATGGCTCCTGTTTTGAAAATACAGCACGGAGCCCCAGCACAGAGAAGCGGTACCGCTGCGCTTTCTGTCCCCAGCGCTTCCTGTACCTGGCTACCAAGAGGAGCCATGAGAAGAAACACCAAAAGCCCACTGGAAAGGGGTACCAATGCGACACCTACACAACACACCCTAAATCCACAGGAAGACTGCATGAACACCAGGCAAAGTGTGCCATCAAAACAGAGGAGGAAGATCAAGACGgcacagagagagtgagcaaaCAATCCATAGATAGATTCTCAGTAGATAATATGGAGCCTAAAATCGAAGACAGGAAGGACACAGCTGACTATATGTCACTGACTCCGAAGCTGGAGGATTCAGTTAGGACCGACAGTAATAGAAACCAGCACACAACCATACGAGCAAACCTTAGCAGACAGCTGTCACCCCCCTCCATCAACACCATATTTTCTTTGTCACCCTCTGAGTTAAAgcataaaaagacaaaaaaacattttcggATGAACTATGAACATCAGACCTGTTTCACTTCTAAACGGCCACGGTCAGACTCTACAGGTAGGGACACATCCAGCTATCAAGACCTTCCGAccaagaccagaccagacaaccATGACAATTATGGACAGGCTTTTCCTACACGGTGGAAAAAGGACTTTGTCTCAAAGGTACCAACTTTTACCTCACAGAAGCCAGAAAAGACACTGTACAAAGAGGAACCACCTTTTCAGACCCACCACTGA
- the fbxo36a gene encoding F-box only protein 36a — MASLLGEQVFEISGAGPSPSKDFFQLVITKTDVIWRSWKISLRVEFRSSGPGEMKQSHEEYLLDSRLQHQVGLVFGQKILQYTLALCKGHFDYIQLLPSHLLLRIVSYLNLKDTGQLAQTTEKFRKLCNSPEFWEQIVRHRCDDFTADMEGLAKAMGWRNMYLNFFHKKKDQEAVDNQQGGSETPSA, encoded by the exons ATGGCTTCTTTACTTGGCGAACAAGTGTTTGAAATAAGTGGTGCAGGTCCATCGCCTTCAAAAGATTTCTTTCAACTTGTTATTACTAAAACCGAT GTGATATGGAGATCATGGAAGATTTCCCTACGAGTAGAATTCCGTAGTTCCGGACCTGGAGAAATGAAGCAATCCCATGAGGAATATTTGCTTGATTCTCGACTGCAGC ACCAGGTAGGTCTGGTGTTCGGACAGAAGATTCTACAGTACACCCTTGCACTGTGCAAGGGACACTTTGACTATATTCAGCTCCTGCCCAGCCACCTACTGCTGAGAATAGTCTCCTATCTGAATCTAAAAGATACAGGACAGCTTGCACAGACCACAGAGAAGTTCAGGAAG CTCTGCAACTCTCCAGAGTTTTGGGAGCAGATTGTGAGGCATCGCTGTGATGATTTCACCGCTGACATGGAGGGTCTTGCCAAAGCCATGGGCTGGAGAAATATGTATTTAAATTTCTTTCACAAGAAAAAAGATCAAGAAGCTGTTGACAATCAGCAGGGAGGTAGTGAGACACCATCGGCTTAG